A single Carettochelys insculpta isolate YL-2023 chromosome 2, ASM3395843v1, whole genome shotgun sequence DNA region contains:
- the PDSS1 gene encoding all trans-polyprenyl-diphosphate synthase PDSS1 isoform X1: protein MALWWRRWGSRPPAFGSLRSLLEAVGTRAGSRPGPRWAAQAAEMHYFLGRSSFLSFPKLRSIFLRLHHTTTAQTRSCSETVTDEKYKDPFKLGRKDLRNLYEDIKKELLVSTAELREMCEYYFDGKGKAFRPMIVVLMARACNIHHNNSGEVQASQRSVAIITEMIHTASLVHDDVIDDANSRRGKMTVNQIWGERKAVLAGDFILSAASVALARIGNTIIISILSQVIEDLVRGEFLQLGSKENENERFAHYLEKTFKKTASLIANSCKAVSILGSPDPEVHEIAYQYGKNVGIAFQLIDDVLDFTSCTDQLGKPAAADLKLGLATGPVLFACQQFPEMNAMIMRRFSLPGDVERARQYVLQSDGVQQTTYLAQRYCHEAMKEISKLRPSPERDALIQLTETVLTRDK from the exons ATGGCCTTGTGGTGGCGGCGCTGGGGGTCCCGGCCGCCCGCGTTCGGCTCCCTCCGCAGCCTGCTGGAGGCTGTGGGGACCCGAGCGGGCTCTAGGCCTGGGCCGCGCTGGGCTGCGCAGGCAGCTGAG atGCATTATTTTCTTGGGAGAAGTTCATTTTTGTCATTTCCAAAACTTCGTAGTATATTTTTGCG GCTTCATCATACAACAACTGCACAAACAAGAAGCTGTAGTGAAACAGTTACTGATGAAAAATACAAGGATCCTTTTAAACTTGGTCGGAAAGATTTGAGGAATCTGTATGAGGACATTAAAAAG GAATTACTTGTATCTACAGCAGAACTTAGAGAAATGTGTGAATATTACTTTGATGGAAAAGGGAAAGCCTTTCGACCAATGATCGTGGTGCTAATGGCAAGGGCGTGCAATATTCATCATAACAACTCTGG GGAGGTACAAGCCAGCCAGCGCTCTGTGGCCATAATTACAGAGATGATCCATACTGCTAGTCTAGTTCATGATGATGTCATTGATGATGCAAATTCTCGGAGAGGAAAGATGACGGTTAATCAAATCTGGGGGGAGAGAAAG GCTGTTTTAGCTGGTGATTTTATCCTTTCAGCAGCGTCTGTTGCTTTAGCAAGAATTGGAAACACTATTATTATATCAATATTAAGTCAGGTGATTGAAGATTTGGTGCGTG GTGAATTCCTTCAGTTGGGctccaaagaaaatgaaaatgagagatTTGCTCACTACCTCGAGAAGACCTTTAAGAAGACTGCAAGTCTTATAGCAAACAGTTGTAAAGCA GTTTCCATACTTGGCTCCCCTGATCCAGAAGTTCATGAGATTGCATACCAGTACGGAAAAAATGTTGGCATAGCTTTTCAG CTAATAGATGATGTGCTAGATTTTACATCGTGTACTGACCAGTTGgggaaaccagcagcagcagatctCAAACTTGGATTAGCCACTGGTCCCGTTTTGTTTGCTTGCCAACAG TTTCCAGAAATGAATGCCATGATCATGAGGAGATTCAGTTTGCCAGGTGATGTTGAACGCGCTCGGCAATATGTACTTCAG agtgaTGGTGTACAGCAAACAACCTACCTCGCCCAACGCTACTGCCATGAAGCAATGAAAGAGATTAGTAAACTGCGGCCGTCCCCTGAAAGAGATGCCCTCATTCAACTCACAGAAACTGTACTGACCCGGGACAAGTGA
- the PDSS1 gene encoding all trans-polyprenyl-diphosphate synthase PDSS1 isoform X2, with protein sequence MIHTASLVHDDVIDDANSRRGKMTVNQIWGERKAVLAGDFILSAASVALARIGNTIIISILSQVIEDLVRGEFLQLGSKENENERFAHYLEKTFKKTASLIANSCKAVSILGSPDPEVHEIAYQYGKNVGIAFQLIDDVLDFTSCTDQLGKPAAADLKLGLATGPVLFACQQFPEMNAMIMRRFSLPGDVERARQYVLQSDGVQQTTYLAQRYCHEAMKEISKLRPSPERDALIQLTETVLTRDK encoded by the exons ATGATCCATACTGCTAGTCTAGTTCATGATGATGTCATTGATGATGCAAATTCTCGGAGAGGAAAGATGACGGTTAATCAAATCTGGGGGGAGAGAAAG GCTGTTTTAGCTGGTGATTTTATCCTTTCAGCAGCGTCTGTTGCTTTAGCAAGAATTGGAAACACTATTATTATATCAATATTAAGTCAGGTGATTGAAGATTTGGTGCGTG GTGAATTCCTTCAGTTGGGctccaaagaaaatgaaaatgagagatTTGCTCACTACCTCGAGAAGACCTTTAAGAAGACTGCAAGTCTTATAGCAAACAGTTGTAAAGCA GTTTCCATACTTGGCTCCCCTGATCCAGAAGTTCATGAGATTGCATACCAGTACGGAAAAAATGTTGGCATAGCTTTTCAG CTAATAGATGATGTGCTAGATTTTACATCGTGTACTGACCAGTTGgggaaaccagcagcagcagatctCAAACTTGGATTAGCCACTGGTCCCGTTTTGTTTGCTTGCCAACAG TTTCCAGAAATGAATGCCATGATCATGAGGAGATTCAGTTTGCCAGGTGATGTTGAACGCGCTCGGCAATATGTACTTCAG agtgaTGGTGTACAGCAAACAACCTACCTCGCCCAACGCTACTGCCATGAAGCAATGAAAGAGATTAGTAAACTGCGGCCGTCCCCTGAAAGAGATGCCCTCATTCAACTCACAGAAACTGTACTGACCCGGGACAAGTGA